CATGAAAAGTGGTAAGGCTTTCCTCATGGCTCATCCCTCATACTCCTTCCTGTATAAACCCAAGAGAGTAAAAATAAGGCTCAGCAAGACAACACTAACGAAAAACAGAGCACTCATAGCTGAATCTCCTTTGTAGCTGTCCAGTCCAGTGTGAAGCGTAAAACCCCTCTTTAGCAAAACCCCTATTTGATAGCTCAGGTTAAAGCGCTCCGGGTTATCAAAAAAGGGCAACTGTGGGAGTATGAATTGAGCAGTAAACACCAGCCCAAAGCTTGCAAGGGATGCGTAGAGGGGTCTCGAAAGAACCACTGAGAGAAGCATTGAAACCGCCCCAAGGCTTCCAAGAACGAGAACTGTAACCCCAAGGGCAAAGAGGAAGTCGTCAAAAGTTGCCCTAAATCCCTCAAAGCCCGATTTGTAGAGAAGAACCATGTAAACCTGCATCACAAAGTAGGGGATGCCAAAAATCATGAGCACAGCAGTAATCCCAGAAAGAAACTTGCCAAATACTATTTCGCTTTTCTTTATCGGTTTTACGAGGAGAAGTCTTATCGTGCCCCTGTCAATTTCACTTGCGAGCAAATCGCTCATAACAATAATAACGACCAGCTGGCCGATTACACTCGCCCAGAAGTTTATTAAAAACTGGGAAACGTTTATCTGGAATGAAATCTCCAAGGCTTTCGCGCTGTATTCGGTTATCTCCTCATGGGTGAAAAAGTAGACTATCACGGGAAGAAGCATCAAAACCAGCATTACCTTAAGACGCCTTGATTTTAAAAGCCTATAAACCTCGTTTTGATATAGAACGCTAATCACTTTCCTCACCTATGCTGAACTTTTCCATAAGAATTCTCTCAAGCGGGCTTGTGTGGGGTTTGAAAAGCTTTAGGCGAATACCCCGGGAAACTAAATGCTTCGGGAACTGCAGGAAAAACTCGTCAAGGAACCTCGGATCGACTTTAACCCTAATTATGTTCTCCTCCTCCCAGACTTCCCTAACGTATGGCTTTTCCTTTAGGAACTCAATTGCTATCTTGTTGTCCGAAGTGGAAACATCATAATCGTTTTCCTCTATCTCCGTCAGCTCACTTATCTTTCCCTGGGCTATCAAACGGCCCTGATTTATAAGGCCAACGTAGTTGCACATCTTCTCAACTTCGCTCACTATGTGTGAGCTTACAAAAATAGTCTTTCCTTCCTTTGCCAAGGAGAGGATTTTTCCTATGAACTCTATTCTCCCTAGAGGGTCAAGATTGGCTGTGGGTTCGTCCAGTATTAAAAGTTCCGGATTACCAATTAGAGCAGAGGCAAAAGCTACCCTTTGTTTTTGTCCCGAGGAGAGTTCCTTTATTTTGTTCAAGGCTAATCTACCAACCCCAACGTAGCGCATAAGCTCCTTCGCCTGTTCCCTAGCTTCCTCCTTTTTTAAGCCTGAAAGTCTGCCCATATAAGTCAGAAAGTCAAAGATCGTCATATCATCATAGGCTATGGGTATTTCGGGCATATAGCCAACGTTTTTCATTAT
The Thermococcus sp. 2319x1 DNA segment above includes these coding regions:
- a CDS encoding ABC transporter permease, with amino-acid sequence MISVLYQNEVYRLLKSRRLKVMLVLMLLPVIVYFFTHEEITEYSAKALEISFQINVSQFLINFWASVIGQLVVIIVMSDLLASEIDRGTIRLLLVKPIKKSEIVFGKFLSGITAVLMIFGIPYFVMQVYMVLLYKSGFEGFRATFDDFLFALGVTVLVLGSLGAVSMLLSVVLSRPLYASLASFGLVFTAQFILPQLPFFDNPERFNLSYQIGVLLKRGFTLHTGLDSYKGDSAMSALFFVSVVLLSLIFTLLGLYRKEYEG
- a CDS encoding ABC transporter ATP-binding protein, encoding MEYVIETRDLTKFFGKRNIIYHLNLKVPKGVVYGFLGPNGAGKTTTIKMLTAALRPTYGEIRIFNLEMPQKRVEIMKNVGYMPEIPIAYDDMTIFDFLTYMGRLSGLKKEEAREQAKELMRYVGVGRLALNKIKELSSGQKQRVAFASALIGNPELLILDEPTANLDPLGRIEFIGKILSLAKEGKTIFVSSHIVSEVEKMCNYVGLINQGRLIAQGKISELTEIEENDYDVSTSDNKIAIEFLKEKPYVREVWEEENIIRVKVDPRFLDEFFLQFPKHLVSRGIRLKLFKPHTSPLERILMEKFSIGEESD